One genomic segment of Alkalimarinus alittae includes these proteins:
- a CDS encoding DUF2130 domain-containing protein, whose amino-acid sequence MNNKIIINPLEPITCPDCGHDFPLSEGITRQMIERYEGEYSEMLTEERGKLEARLVQDIEKKALKNYQEKLEVISEKLADSEAANKKAAAKLKSAKEKAAIEARKELIEEANNLKEELEAKDSKLEEYRRAELTLRSEKKQLEDQKRDMSLEIERRLDKERQKIESDAHESYKLRDAEWRKKIEDAQRANEDLRKKLEQGSQQLQGEVLELEIENLLQASFSSDSVKPVRKGARGADVIQTVMLRNGSVCGQIIWETKRAENWSNSWIPKLKDDQQAAGGEIAVLVSSVFPAGLKAPFVQQDGVWLVKPEFVKPFAEALRTVLTESYRQRAATIGKGEKMEALYDYICSAQFAQKVRAIVDTYQQMRDDLEKEKSAMQRLWKKREGQLTRITTNVMGMCGELQGISSSTLPQLEGVAEL is encoded by the coding sequence ATGAACAACAAAATCATTATCAATCCATTAGAGCCTATTACATGCCCTGATTGCGGTCATGACTTCCCCCTGAGTGAAGGAATTACTCGTCAAATGATAGAACGCTATGAAGGTGAGTATTCAGAAATGCTTACGGAGGAGCGAGGTAAACTGGAAGCAAGGCTGGTTCAGGACATAGAAAAGAAAGCGTTAAAAAACTATCAAGAAAAGCTAGAGGTGATCAGTGAAAAATTAGCAGACAGTGAGGCTGCGAATAAAAAAGCGGCTGCTAAGTTGAAAAGCGCCAAAGAAAAGGCCGCTATAGAAGCTCGCAAAGAGTTAATTGAAGAAGCAAATAACCTTAAAGAAGAGCTAGAAGCAAAAGACTCTAAATTAGAAGAGTATCGTCGCGCAGAGTTAACGCTTCGAAGCGAAAAGAAACAACTGGAAGATCAGAAAAGGGACATGTCCCTTGAGATCGAACGTCGTCTGGATAAAGAACGTCAAAAAATTGAATCGGATGCCCATGAAAGCTACAAACTTCGGGATGCTGAATGGCGTAAAAAAATTGAAGATGCACAACGTGCGAATGAAGACCTAAGGAAAAAGTTAGAGCAAGGGTCACAGCAATTACAGGGCGAGGTGCTCGAGCTTGAAATTGAAAACCTATTACAGGCTTCGTTTTCGTCGGACTCTGTTAAGCCTGTACGCAAGGGCGCAAGAGGTGCGGATGTAATTCAAACGGTGATGTTGAGAAACGGGTCAGTCTGTGGGCAGATTATATGGGAGACCAAGCGTGCTGAGAATTGGTCGAATAGCTGGATTCCTAAACTTAAAGATGATCAACAAGCTGCGGGTGGTGAGATTGCAGTCTTAGTTAGTTCGGTATTTCCTGCTGGACTGAAAGCCCCTTTTGTACAGCAAGATGGTGTCTGGTTGGTTAAACCTGAATTTGTTAAGCCCTTTGCAGAAGCTTTACGTACTGTTTTAACTGAGTCTTATAGGCAGCGTGCAGCGACTATTGGCAAAGGTGAAAAAATGGAGGCTCTCTATGACTATATCTGCAGTGCTCAATTTGCTCAAAAAGTAAGAGCTATAGTTGATACTTATCAACAAATGAGGGATGACCTTGAGAAAGAAAAATCAGCTATGCAGCGCCTCTGGAAAAAACGTGAAGGGCAATTAACGCGCATTACCACAAATGTTATGGGAATGTGTGGTGAGTTACAGGGAATCTCCTCGAGTACTTTACCCCAATTAGAGGGTGTTGCAGAACTGTAG